Proteins from a genomic interval of Cupriavidus sp. WKF15:
- a CDS encoding aminotransferase class V-fold PLP-dependent enzyme: protein MDIQAIRAGTPLTASTIYLDTAAASLPPDAVLDTVRSYLLDTGHVGIYLPAFRKETYARVDAVRGKLAALLTAAADEIAFTKNATESISLVARGIAWQAGDEVLVADTEMLSNLLPWRRLEQTHGIVVKMVAANAEGLLSPEAFDAAITPRTRLLTFSHLPNSTGAVQPATQICAVARRHGVLSLVNAAQSVGMLRSDVAELDCDFLAGCGRKALRATEGSGFLYVRRALIGQLEPALAGWWNGAYDRATGALSFVAGARRFEAGCPIVPAILGLGTAIDYAMQIGIDAIEARVRDLTEYAVAKFSSIPGFELYGPANVANRIGIVPFNVRGVDPARIVAALEAQQCIIEAGNFMADAILARYGVSTMARVSLHYFNTHEEIDRVAALIRAALA, encoded by the coding sequence ATGGATATCCAAGCGATCCGCGCCGGCACCCCGCTGACGGCTTCCACCATCTACCTCGACACGGCCGCGGCATCGCTGCCGCCCGATGCGGTGCTCGACACCGTGCGCAGCTACCTGCTCGATACCGGCCACGTGGGCATCTACCTGCCGGCGTTCCGCAAGGAAACCTATGCACGCGTGGACGCCGTGCGCGGCAAGCTGGCCGCGCTGCTGACCGCGGCGGCCGACGAGATCGCCTTCACCAAGAATGCGACCGAAAGCATCTCGCTGGTCGCGCGCGGCATCGCCTGGCAAGCCGGCGACGAAGTGCTGGTGGCCGACACTGAAATGCTCAGCAACCTGCTGCCGTGGCGCCGCCTGGAGCAAACCCACGGCATCGTGGTGAAGATGGTGGCGGCCAATGCCGAAGGGCTGCTGTCGCCGGAAGCTTTTGACGCGGCCATCACGCCGCGCACGCGCCTGCTGACGTTCTCGCACCTGCCCAACTCCACCGGCGCGGTGCAGCCCGCCACGCAGATCTGCGCCGTGGCGCGCCGGCACGGCGTGCTGTCGCTGGTCAATGCCGCGCAAAGTGTCGGCATGCTGCGCTCGGACGTGGCCGAACTCGATTGCGATTTCCTGGCTGGCTGCGGCCGCAAGGCGCTGCGCGCGACCGAGGGCTCGGGCTTCCTCTACGTGCGCCGCGCGCTGATCGGGCAGCTCGAGCCGGCCCTGGCCGGCTGGTGGAACGGCGCCTATGACCGCGCCACCGGCGCGCTGTCCTTCGTCGCCGGTGCGCGCCGCTTCGAGGCGGGCTGCCCGATCGTGCCGGCAATCCTGGGCCTGGGCACGGCCATCGACTACGCGATGCAGATCGGCATCGACGCGATCGAGGCACGCGTGCGCGACCTGACCGAATACGCGGTGGCGAAGTTCTCGTCGATCCCGGGCTTCGAGCTGTACGGCCCGGCCAACGTGGCCAACCGCATCGGCATCGTGCCGTTCAACGTGCGCGGCGTGGACCCGGCCCGCATCGTCGCCGCGCTTGAAGCGCAGCAATGCATCATCGAAGCCGGCAACTTCATGGCCGACGCGATCCTGGCGCGCTATGGCGTATCGACCATGGCGCGCGTGTCGCTGCACTACTTCAATACCCACGAGGAAATCGACCGCGTCGCCGCGCTGATCCGCGCTGCCTTGGCCTGA
- a CDS encoding IclR family transcriptional regulator, which yields MTLKTLDGALALLTHFTVRQPTWGVRELAKHSGVHYAVVHRVLATFAANGFLVQDAATGKYSLGLRLFELGQVVRKSFSPDEIVRPVLEKLAAQSGETVFLSWLDGHEGLCVGLVQSQHQLRFSIELGERFPLYAGAHAKAMLAYQDDVFRDEVYRQGIEKMGPHTTLDRGTIEAQLAEVRQQGWAHTREEAAASVAGLALPLWSRDHSAVIGSVAIAGPQQRLGEEAVPRLLEALRDASGRLEDVIGFVR from the coding sequence ATGACACTCAAGACACTGGACGGCGCGCTGGCCTTGCTGACCCACTTCACCGTGCGGCAGCCCACCTGGGGCGTGCGCGAACTCGCCAAGCACAGCGGCGTGCACTACGCCGTGGTGCACCGCGTGCTGGCCACCTTTGCGGCCAACGGCTTCCTGGTACAGGACGCGGCGACCGGCAAGTATTCGCTGGGCCTGCGCCTGTTCGAGCTGGGCCAGGTCGTGCGCAAGAGCTTCTCGCCCGACGAGATCGTGCGCCCGGTGCTGGAAAAGCTGGCTGCGCAGAGCGGCGAGACCGTGTTCCTGTCGTGGCTCGATGGCCACGAGGGCTTGTGCGTGGGCCTGGTGCAGAGCCAGCACCAGCTGCGCTTCTCGATCGAGCTGGGCGAGCGCTTCCCGCTGTATGCCGGCGCGCACGCCAAGGCCATGCTCGCGTACCAGGACGACGTGTTCCGCGACGAGGTCTACCGCCAGGGCATCGAAAAGATGGGGCCGCACACCACGCTCGACCGCGGCACCATCGAAGCGCAGCTGGCCGAGGTGCGCCAGCAGGGCTGGGCGCACACGCGCGAGGAAGCGGCGGCGAGCGTAGCGGGGCTGGCGTTGCCACTGTGGTCGCGCGACCACAGCGCGGTGATCGGCTCGGTGGCCATTGCCGGGCCGCAGCAACGGCTTGGCGAGGAGGCGGTGCCGCGCCTGCTCGAGGCTCTGCGCGATGCCAGCGGCCGGCTCGAGGACGTGATCGGCTTCGTACGCTGA
- a CDS encoding OPT/YSL family transporter — protein sequence MTPMQTELNAPGAAQPAARSRFTEPFLLLVSVVLSVFGAMIGMQLIVSLGISANTSIIGALIAIVFSRIPLEVTRRFRVLERQNLVQTAISSATFGAANSLMIPIGVPYAMGMPELATPMLIGAVVAMFVDGAMLYFLFGSKIFPATGTWPAGIATAEAIWAGDRGGRKAAFLGLGIAVGVGGAWLGVPMSAFGAAFLGNLAALTMFGIGLLVRGYSVALTGVDIAKAYIPHGLMIGAGIVALFQVAMEIRRARHAPAAGARTIEVPASRASRILSGGFLVYLAIALLISLLAGHVSDMSLGMLVVFVLYAAFAAYVHELIVGIAAMHSGWFPAFAVALITLTIGILIGFPPTALAVLVGFSAATGPAFADMGYDLKTGYLLRGEGRDMEAELAGRKQQFLAAMIGFAVAAVVVLVFHGSFFAQNLIPPVDRVYAASIKAGSSAEIARNLVIWAIPGALLQLIGGSRRQLGILLSTGMLIASPLAGWAVLAGLLIRFVLQRLRGDQHIAEMSAFAGGVIAGDALFSFIGSVTKLRK from the coding sequence ATGACGCCTATGCAAACAGAACTGAACGCGCCGGGGGCGGCGCAACCAGCGGCAAGATCGCGCTTCACGGAGCCGTTCCTGCTGCTGGTCTCCGTGGTGCTGTCCGTCTTCGGCGCGATGATCGGCATGCAGCTGATCGTGTCGCTGGGCATCTCGGCCAACACCTCGATCATCGGCGCGCTGATCGCCATCGTGTTCTCGCGCATCCCGCTCGAGGTCACGCGGCGCTTCCGCGTGCTGGAGCGCCAGAACCTGGTGCAGACGGCGATCTCGTCGGCCACGTTCGGCGCGGCCAACTCGCTGATGATCCCGATCGGCGTGCCGTACGCCATGGGCATGCCCGAGCTGGCCACGCCGATGCTGATCGGCGCGGTGGTCGCGATGTTCGTCGACGGCGCCATGCTGTACTTCCTGTTCGGCAGCAAGATCTTCCCGGCCACGGGCACCTGGCCCGCCGGCATTGCCACCGCTGAAGCCATCTGGGCTGGCGACCGCGGCGGACGCAAGGCGGCGTTCCTGGGCCTGGGCATTGCCGTGGGCGTGGGCGGCGCGTGGCTCGGCGTGCCGATGTCCGCGTTCGGCGCGGCCTTCCTCGGCAACCTGGCGGCGCTGACCATGTTCGGCATCGGCCTGCTGGTGCGCGGCTATTCGGTAGCGCTGACCGGCGTCGACATTGCCAAGGCGTATATCCCGCACGGCCTGATGATCGGCGCCGGTATCGTGGCGCTGTTCCAGGTGGCCATGGAGATCCGCCGTGCGCGCCATGCGCCGGCCGCCGGCGCACGTACGATCGAAGTGCCCGCCTCGCGCGCCAGCCGCATCCTGTCGGGCGGCTTCCTGGTCTACCTGGCCATCGCTCTGCTGATCTCGTTGCTGGCCGGCCACGTGTCCGACATGTCGCTGGGCATGCTGGTCGTGTTCGTGCTGTACGCCGCGTTCGCCGCCTACGTGCACGAGCTGATCGTCGGCATCGCCGCGATGCACTCGGGCTGGTTCCCGGCCTTCGCCGTGGCGCTGATCACGCTGACCATCGGCATCCTGATCGGCTTCCCGCCGACGGCCCTGGCCGTGCTGGTGGGCTTCTCGGCCGCCACCGGCCCGGCCTTTGCCGACATGGGCTATGACCTCAAGACCGGCTACCTGCTGCGTGGCGAAGGCCGCGACATGGAAGCCGAACTGGCTGGCCGCAAGCAGCAGTTCCTGGCCGCGATGATCGGCTTCGCCGTGGCCGCGGTCGTGGTGCTCGTATTCCACGGCAGCTTCTTCGCGCAGAACCTGATCCCGCCGGTGGACCGTGTCTATGCGGCGTCGATCAAGGCCGGCTCTTCGGCGGAAATCGCGCGCAACCTCGTGATCTGGGCGATTCCCGGCGCGCTGCTGCAACTGATCGGCGGCTCCAGGCGCCAGCTCGGCATCCTGCTCTCGACCGGCATGCTGATCGCCTCGCCGCTGGCCGGCTGGGCGGTACTGGCCGGCCTGCTGATCCGCTTCGTGCTGCAGCGCCTGCGCGGCGACCAGCACATCGCCGAGATGAGCGCCTTTGCCGGCGGCGTGATCGCGGGCGACGCACTGTTCAGCTTCATCGGCTCGGTCACCAAGCTGCGCAAGTAA
- a CDS encoding NAD(+)/NADH kinase: MGQARSAGAPLVGIIANPVSARDIRRVIANANSLQLADRVNIVLRLLAALSACGVDRVMMMPDREGLRVMLERHLTRHQGPDAGLPAVEYIGMPVTARVDDTLNAARHMADAGVAVIIVLGGDGTHRAVVRECGGVPIAGLSTGTNNAYPEMREPTITGLAAGLYATGQIPDRQALASNKRLDIVIRDADGGFRRDIALVDAVIAREHFIGARALWKADTLAAVYVAFADPQAIGLSAIAGLLEPLGRREPGGLAIELAAPGQGEFELRAPIAPGLLCQVSVAGWQHLEHARPHRVRQRAGIVALDGERELAFGPHDEVTITLHEHAFRSIDVAACMRYAARERLMRSAAVTH; the protein is encoded by the coding sequence ATGGGGCAAGCACGGTCCGCCGGTGCGCCGCTGGTCGGCATCATCGCCAACCCGGTTTCGGCGCGCGACATCCGCCGCGTGATTGCCAACGCGAACAGCCTGCAGCTGGCGGACCGCGTCAACATCGTGCTGCGCCTGCTGGCCGCGCTGTCAGCCTGCGGCGTCGACCGCGTCATGATGATGCCGGACCGCGAAGGCCTGCGCGTCATGCTCGAGCGCCACCTGACCCGGCATCAGGGGCCGGACGCCGGGCTGCCGGCGGTGGAGTACATCGGCATGCCCGTCACCGCGCGCGTCGACGATACCCTGAACGCGGCGCGCCATATGGCCGATGCCGGCGTGGCCGTGATCATCGTGCTCGGCGGCGACGGCACGCACCGTGCCGTGGTGCGCGAATGCGGCGGCGTGCCGATCGCCGGGCTGTCTACCGGCACCAACAATGCCTACCCGGAAATGCGCGAGCCGACCATCACGGGGCTGGCGGCGGGGCTGTACGCCACCGGCCAGATTCCTGACAGGCAGGCACTCGCATCAAACAAGCGGCTCGACATCGTCATCCGCGATGCCGATGGCGGCTTCCGGCGCGATATCGCGCTGGTCGACGCGGTGATTGCCCGCGAGCATTTCATCGGCGCACGGGCGCTGTGGAAGGCCGACACGCTGGCCGCCGTGTACGTGGCGTTCGCCGATCCGCAGGCCATTGGCCTGTCCGCCATCGCCGGCCTGCTGGAACCGCTGGGCCGGCGCGAGCCCGGCGGCCTCGCGATCGAGCTGGCCGCGCCGGGGCAGGGCGAGTTCGAGCTGCGCGCGCCGATTGCCCCCGGCCTGCTGTGCCAGGTATCCGTGGCCGGCTGGCAGCACCTGGAACATGCCCGGCCGCATCGCGTGCGCCAGCGCGCGGGCATCGTCGCGCTCGATGGCGAGCGCGAGCTGGCCTTCGGCCCCCACGACGAAGTCACCATCACCCTGCATGAACACGCCTTCCGCAGCATCGACGTGGCGGCATGCATGCGCTACGCCGCGCGCGAGCGGCTGATGCGCAGCGCAGCCGTCACGCATTGA
- the pepE gene encoding dipeptidase PepE, with product MTQRILLMSSSRKDNLGYLEHAGEQIHTLLRKEARKVLFVPFAGVTFSFDTYEGMVKPVFERLGYALESIHHSADPLRAVNEAEAIAVGGGNTFALLKRMYDAGIVEAIRARVRAGTPYVGWSAGSNVACPTIRTTNDMPIVQPPSLRALGLVPFQINPHFIGGKPAGHNGESREERLAEFLHINAPEQVFALPEGSALYSDGTSGTVLGERHALWFPAEGQVETIREGETFPLSRITGPAGMQDWPGFAC from the coding sequence ATGACCCAACGCATCCTCTTGATGAGCAGCTCGCGCAAGGACAACCTCGGCTACCTCGAGCATGCCGGCGAGCAGATCCACACGCTGCTGCGCAAGGAAGCGCGCAAGGTGCTGTTCGTGCCGTTCGCGGGCGTGACGTTCAGCTTCGATACCTACGAAGGCATGGTCAAGCCTGTGTTCGAGCGGCTCGGCTACGCGCTCGAATCGATCCACCACAGCGCCGACCCGCTGCGCGCCGTGAACGAGGCCGAGGCCATCGCCGTGGGCGGCGGCAACACCTTCGCGCTGCTCAAGCGCATGTACGACGCCGGCATCGTCGAGGCGATCCGCGCCAGGGTCCGCGCCGGTACGCCGTACGTGGGCTGGAGCGCCGGCAGCAACGTCGCCTGCCCGACCATCCGCACCACCAACGACATGCCGATCGTGCAGCCGCCGTCGCTGCGCGCGCTGGGCCTGGTGCCGTTCCAGATCAACCCGCACTTCATCGGCGGCAAGCCGGCTGGCCATAACGGCGAAAGCCGCGAAGAGCGGCTGGCCGAGTTCCTGCATATCAACGCGCCGGAGCAGGTGTTCGCATTGCCTGAGGGCTCGGCGCTGTACAGCGACGGCACCAGCGGCACCGTGCTGGGCGAGCGCCATGCGCTGTGGTTCCCGGCCGAAGGCCAGGTCGAGACCATCCGCGAAGGCGAGACGTTCCCGCTGTCGCGCATCACCGGTCCGGCCGGCATGCAGGACTGGCCGGGCTTTGCCTGCTGA
- a CDS encoding thiamine pyrophosphate-dependent dehydrogenase E1 component subunit alpha, which yields MSASAMQTGPSGLPLDKETLLTVYRKMRTIREFEERLHVDFGRGDIPGFVHLYAGEEAAGVGILHHLNDGDRIASTHRGHGHCIAKGVDPVAMMKEIYGKKGGSCNGKGGSMHIADLSKGMMGANGILGAGAPLICGAALAAKFRGKGEVGITFSGDGASNQGTFLESLNLAAVWNLPVIFVIENNGYAESTSRDYGTAVDSYVDRAAGFGIPGVTVDGTDFFAVHEAAGEVIRRAREGGGPALLECKMVRFYGHFEGDAQTYRAAGELDDIRANKDCLKLFSRTVTQSGVITREELDTIDREVAALIEHAVQEAKAAPLPGPEDLLTDVYVSY from the coding sequence ATGAGCGCCAGTGCCATGCAAACCGGCCCCAGCGGGCTGCCACTCGACAAGGAGACGCTGCTGACGGTGTATCGCAAGATGCGCACCATCCGCGAATTCGAAGAACGCCTGCACGTGGACTTCGGCCGCGGCGACATTCCGGGCTTCGTGCACCTCTACGCGGGCGAGGAAGCCGCCGGTGTCGGCATCCTGCACCACCTGAACGACGGCGACCGCATCGCCAGCACGCACCGCGGCCACGGCCACTGCATCGCCAAGGGGGTTGACCCAGTGGCAATGATGAAGGAGATCTACGGCAAGAAGGGCGGCTCGTGCAACGGCAAGGGCGGCTCCATGCATATCGCCGATCTGTCCAAGGGCATGATGGGCGCCAACGGCATCCTGGGCGCGGGCGCGCCGCTGATCTGCGGCGCCGCGCTGGCGGCCAAGTTCCGCGGCAAGGGCGAGGTCGGCATTACCTTCAGCGGCGATGGCGCGTCCAACCAGGGCACCTTCCTCGAAAGCCTGAACCTGGCCGCCGTGTGGAACCTGCCGGTGATCTTCGTGATCGAGAACAACGGCTACGCGGAGTCGACCTCGCGCGATTACGGCACCGCGGTGGACAGCTACGTGGATCGCGCGGCCGGCTTCGGCATTCCCGGCGTGACGGTGGACGGCACCGACTTCTTCGCCGTGCACGAGGCCGCCGGCGAAGTCATCCGCCGGGCGCGCGAAGGCGGCGGGCCGGCGCTGCTGGAATGCAAGATGGTCCGCTTCTACGGCCACTTCGAAGGCGATGCGCAGACCTATCGCGCGGCGGGCGAACTTGATGACATCCGCGCCAACAAGGACTGCCTGAAGCTGTTCTCGCGCACCGTGACGCAGTCCGGCGTCATCACGCGCGAGGAACTCGACACGATCGACCGGGAAGTCGCCGCGCTGATCGAGCACGCCGTGCAGGAAGCCAAGGCCGCGCCGCTGCCGGGGCCGGAAGACCTGCTGACGGATGTCTACGTGAGCTACTGA
- a CDS encoding LLM class flavin-dependent oxidoreductase, which produces MTTPIPYSVLDLAPIAEGSDAGQAMRNALDLAQHAERLGYRRFWLAEHHNMPGIASAATAVLIGYVANGTRTIRVGSGGVMLPNHSPLVVAEQFGTLASLYPGRIDLGLGRAPGTDQATARALRRQLSHDTADTFPQDVEELQAYFDDVRPGQRLRAVPGAGLKVPLWLLGSSLFSAQLSAAMGLPFAFASHFAPGFMRQAVDLYRRTFRPSAQLERPYVMLGLNVFAAETGDEARRLFSSLQQQFLALVRGTPGQLRAPVDDIESLWTESEADHIRRSLACSVVGDPDAVRAGMQRFVDDLRPDELMLTGQVFDHAARLRSFEIAADAARALTTAV; this is translated from the coding sequence ATGACGACTCCGATCCCGTATTCCGTCCTCGACCTGGCCCCCATTGCCGAAGGCAGCGACGCCGGCCAGGCCATGCGCAATGCGCTCGACCTCGCGCAGCACGCCGAGCGCCTGGGCTACCGCCGCTTCTGGCTGGCCGAGCACCACAATATGCCCGGCATCGCCAGTGCCGCGACCGCCGTGCTGATCGGCTACGTGGCCAACGGCACGCGCACGATCCGCGTGGGCTCGGGCGGCGTCATGCTGCCCAATCATTCGCCGCTGGTGGTGGCCGAGCAGTTCGGCACGCTGGCCTCGCTCTATCCGGGCCGGATCGACCTGGGCCTGGGCCGCGCGCCCGGCACCGACCAGGCCACGGCGCGCGCGCTGCGCCGGCAACTGTCGCACGACACGGCCGATACGTTTCCGCAGGACGTGGAAGAACTGCAGGCCTATTTCGATGACGTGCGCCCCGGCCAGCGCCTGCGCGCCGTGCCCGGCGCGGGCCTGAAGGTGCCGCTGTGGCTGCTCGGCTCGAGCCTGTTCAGCGCGCAGCTGTCGGCGGCGATGGGCCTGCCGTTCGCGTTCGCCTCGCATTTCGCGCCGGGCTTCATGCGCCAGGCCGTGGACCTGTACCGGCGCACCTTCCGGCCATCCGCGCAGCTGGAGCGGCCCTACGTGATGCTCGGCCTCAATGTGTTCGCGGCCGAGACCGGCGACGAGGCGCGGCGCCTGTTCAGTTCCTTGCAGCAGCAGTTCCTGGCGCTGGTCCGCGGCACGCCGGGGCAGTTGCGCGCGCCCGTGGACGATATCGAGTCGCTGTGGACCGAGAGCGAGGCGGATCATATCCGCCGCTCGCTCGCCTGTTCCGTGGTGGGGGATCCGGACGCGGTGCGCGCCGGCATGCAGCGCTTTGTCGATGACCTGCGCCCGGATGAGCTGATGTTGACGGGCCAGGTCTTCGACCACGCCGCGCGCCTGCGCTCGTTCGAGATCGCCGCCGACGCGGCGCGCGCGCTGACGACGGCGGTCTGA
- a CDS encoding IclR family transcriptional regulator codes for MLKTLDGALALLTHFNARQPSWGVRELARESGVHHAVVHRVLATFAANGFLVQDAIGRYGLGLRWFELGQVMRKTFTPAEVVQPALEALARQSGETVFLSWLDGDEGLCTDIAQSQHQLRFSIEVGQRFALDAGAHAKAILAFQPQALRQRVAQRAGLAQEEFEARLVRVRAEGWAYTCEESAATVAGLAVPLYSRDTRAVIGSLAIAGPLQRLDEHALPRLLDALRAARDTIGPVTGFLR; via the coding sequence ATGCTCAAGACACTCGATGGCGCGCTGGCGCTGTTGACCCATTTCAATGCGCGCCAGCCAAGCTGGGGCGTGCGCGAACTCGCGCGCGAAAGCGGCGTGCATCACGCCGTGGTTCATCGCGTGCTGGCCACGTTCGCCGCCAATGGCTTCCTGGTGCAGGACGCCATCGGCCGCTATGGCCTGGGCCTGCGCTGGTTCGAGCTGGGCCAGGTCATGCGCAAGACCTTTACGCCGGCCGAGGTGGTGCAGCCCGCGCTGGAAGCGCTGGCGCGGCAGAGCGGCGAAACCGTATTCCTGTCGTGGCTGGACGGTGACGAGGGCCTGTGCACGGACATCGCCCAAAGCCAGCACCAGCTGCGCTTTTCGATCGAGGTCGGCCAGCGCTTCGCGCTCGACGCGGGCGCCCATGCCAAGGCGATCCTGGCCTTCCAGCCGCAAGCGCTGCGCCAGCGCGTGGCGCAACGCGCGGGCCTGGCGCAGGAAGAATTCGAAGCACGCCTGGTACGGGTCCGTGCCGAAGGCTGGGCCTACACCTGCGAGGAATCGGCGGCCACCGTCGCCGGGCTCGCGGTGCCCCTGTACAGCCGCGATACGCGTGCCGTGATCGGCTCGCTCGCGATTGCCGGACCGCTGCAGCGGCTCGACGAACACGCCCTGCCGCGCCTGCTCGATGCGCTGCGGGCCGCACGCGACACCATCGGGCCGGTGACAGGGTTCCTGCGCTGA
- a CDS encoding sigma-54-dependent Fis family transcriptional regulator has protein sequence MDLRQREHIETVVHTTSYLPPPALPADRPTHDAVIQNSWRRCVHQYGLDPSRMQEARIVPQTRLREHQQRIDDFARIARHGLESLYAQVAGLGYVVLLTDAQGVTVDYIGDARTDADLRHAGLYLGAEWSERGAGTCAVGTALVTGEALTVHQADHFDATHIPLTCTAAPLFDTHGNLHAILDISALTSPHAKDSQGLALQLVRIYAAHIENANFLRAHHRDWILKLNVAPEFVDVNPEYLLALDDGGRIVGHNHRARRMLEGELAAGTVLGQSFETLFNARLEDLGRFVYSRPSEQRLVALNRSGGLLYLSVMPPALRWQASAAQERPAQLPEPLAALCGGDSALQQQLQRAARLVDSPINLLINGETGSGKEYLAKALHQASVRRGQPFVAVNCAAIPETLIESELFGHLPNSFSGAGPRGKRGLIQEADGGTLFLDEIGDMPRELQSRLLRVLAEGEVLPIGAARPVPVRLRVISATHHRLEDLVAQGRFREDLFYRLNGARFALPPLRERTDLEWLVQKMLDDGGQRGITLSPQARDRLCHHRWPGNLRELRNVLEYARAVCTGGYIEAHDLPDGLGATTTASAMPALPATQDDARQLPPEGMLLMQYLRASGWNLSAVARQIGISRMTLYRRMERFGIQSPNRRDGDPPTP, from the coding sequence ATGGACCTGCGGCAACGCGAGCACATCGAGACGGTAGTCCACACGACCAGCTACCTGCCCCCGCCCGCCCTCCCCGCGGACCGGCCCACGCACGATGCCGTGATCCAGAACTCCTGGCGGCGCTGCGTGCACCAGTACGGGCTGGATCCGTCGCGGATGCAGGAAGCCCGCATCGTGCCGCAGACGCGGCTGCGCGAACACCAGCAGCGCATCGATGACTTCGCCCGCATTGCGCGCCACGGGCTCGAGAGCCTCTATGCCCAGGTCGCGGGCCTCGGCTACGTGGTGCTGCTGACCGATGCGCAGGGCGTGACCGTCGACTACATCGGCGATGCGCGCACCGATGCCGACCTGCGCCATGCCGGCCTGTACCTCGGCGCGGAATGGAGCGAGCGCGGCGCAGGGACCTGCGCGGTCGGTACGGCACTGGTCACCGGCGAAGCCCTGACCGTGCACCAGGCCGATCATTTCGACGCCACCCACATTCCGCTCACCTGCACCGCCGCGCCGCTGTTCGATACGCACGGCAACCTGCACGCGATCCTCGACATCTCCGCGCTGACTTCCCCGCATGCCAAGGACAGCCAGGGGCTGGCGCTGCAACTGGTGCGCATCTACGCGGCGCATATCGAGAACGCCAATTTCCTGCGCGCGCATCACCGCGACTGGATCCTCAAGCTCAACGTCGCGCCGGAGTTCGTCGATGTCAATCCGGAGTACCTGCTCGCGCTGGACGACGGCGGCCGCATCGTCGGGCACAACCACCGCGCGCGGCGGATGCTTGAAGGCGAGCTGGCCGCCGGCACGGTGCTGGGCCAGTCGTTCGAGACGCTGTTCAACGCGCGGCTCGAAGACCTGGGCCGCTTTGTCTATTCCCGCCCGAGCGAACAGCGCCTGGTCGCGCTGAACCGCAGCGGCGGCCTGCTATACCTGAGCGTGATGCCGCCCGCCTTGCGCTGGCAGGCCAGTGCCGCGCAGGAACGGCCAGCGCAGCTGCCGGAGCCGCTGGCGGCACTGTGCGGCGGCGATTCCGCGCTGCAGCAGCAACTGCAGCGCGCGGCGCGCCTGGTCGATTCGCCGATCAACCTGCTGATCAACGGCGAGACCGGCAGCGGCAAGGAGTACCTGGCCAAGGCCCTGCACCAGGCCAGCGTGCGCCGCGGGCAGCCGTTCGTGGCGGTGAACTGCGCGGCGATTCCCGAAACGCTGATCGAGAGCGAGCTGTTCGGCCACCTGCCCAACAGTTTTTCCGGCGCCGGGCCGCGCGGCAAGCGCGGACTGATCCAGGAAGCCGATGGCGGCACGCTGTTCCTCGACGAGATCGGCGACATGCCGCGCGAACTGCAGTCGCGGCTGCTGCGCGTGCTGGCCGAGGGCGAGGTGCTGCCGATCGGCGCGGCGCGCCCGGTGCCGGTCCGGCTGCGCGTGATTTCCGCGACCCATCACCGGCTGGAGGACCTGGTCGCGCAAGGTCGCTTCCGCGAGGACCTGTTCTACCGGCTCAACGGCGCGCGCTTTGCGCTGCCGCCGCTGCGCGAGCGCACGGACCTCGAATGGCTCGTACAGAAGATGCTGGACGATGGCGGCCAGCGCGGCATCACGCTGTCGCCGCAGGCGCGCGATCGGCTCTGCCACCACCGCTGGCCCGGCAACCTGCGCGAGTTGCGCAACGTGCTGGAGTACGCGCGTGCCGTCTGCACGGGTGGCTACATCGAAGCCCACGACTTGCCCGACGGACTCGGTGCTACCACGACCGCATCCGCCATGCCGGCGTTGCCTGCCACGCAGGACGACGCGCGCCAGTTGCCGCCCGAGGGCATGCTGCTGATGCAGTACCTGCGCGCGTCGGGCTGGAACCTGAGCGCGGTGGCGCGGCAGATCGGCATCAGCCGCATGACGCTGTACCGGCGCATGGAGCGCTTCGGCATCCAGTCGCCCAACCGCCGCGACGGCGACCCGCCGACGCCGTAG